One segment of Phragmites australis chromosome 13, lpPhrAust1.1, whole genome shotgun sequence DNA contains the following:
- the LOC133889238 gene encoding probable LRR receptor-like serine/threonine-protein kinase At1g63430 isoform X2 has product MPKITKIDLHANRLSGAIPPELGKLASLFELRLSNNSLTGIIPASNGSNMESANSNDQIGLCQLSQLTDIDLSYNFLVGDIPICLEQIQRSSFVGNCFQNNGTENRPVQQCEINQEAGKDNRAGGDEQRGLPQPLWLLILEVITAVSFLCLLTLCTITGLRRYRARSSGSGNSVPWTRAVSWKENTVISIDDDLLGNVPKKSRQELAEACEDFSNIIGSSHETVVYKGTLKDGREIAVVSLSVSVHHWNNYVELYFQKEVVEMDRLNHENVAKMVGYCKESDPFSRMLVFQYPPNGTLHEHLHDGEGCQLSWPRRMKLALSIARVLRYLHTELQPPFAVAALTSSSVYLTEDFSPKIIDFERWRYLVTKPELGSGCAVYGGSANSITDSRHKRFMDVQANTFAFGVILLELISGEASVSKDTLDLVDWARKHLDQPEEFSKLVDSKLCGQSVNQENLGIICNVVNLCIDPEPLRRPSMSMIAGILEEGIEASAATLRRDSSLAWAEAELAMS; this is encoded by the exons ATGCCAAAGATAACAAAAAT AGACCTTCACGCAAATCGGTTGAGCGGCGCTATCCCTCCTGAGCTTGGCAAGTTGGCAAGCCTCTTCGAGCTACGGTTGAGCAATAACAGCCTTACAGGGATTATTCCTGCAAGTAATGGTTCGAACAT GGAGTCCGCCAACAGCAATGATCAAATTGGATTGTGTCAATTATCTCAGCTAACCGATATTGATCTCTCATATAACTTTTTGGTTGGAGATATTCCTATATGCTTAGAGCAAATACAAAG ATCAAGCTTCGtagggaattgcttccagaaCAATGGCACAGAAAACCGTCCAGTCCAGCAAT GTGAAATTAACCAGGAAGCAGGCAAAGACAACCGTGCTGGTGGGGATGAGCAGAGAGGCCTACCGCAACCACTTTGGCTTCTCATTCTGGAAGTCATCACAGCGGTTTCATTCCTTTGTTTGTTAACACTCTGTACCATCACTGGTCTCAGAAGGTACCGAGCTAGATCCTCCGGGTCCGGGAACAGTGTTCCATGGACAAGAGCTGTAAGCTGGAAGGAAAACACCGTAATCTCGATCG ATGATGACCTCCTGGGAAATGTGCCGAAGAAAAGCCGGCAGGAGCTTGCAGAAGCCTGTGAAGACTTCAGCAACATTATTGGATCTTCTCATGAGACAGTCGTGTACAAAGGAACTCTGAAGGATGGCCGGGAAATCGCTGTTGTGTCACTGTCCGTTTCAGTACATCACTGGAATAACTACGTGGAGCTTTACTTTCAGAAGGAG GTGGTAGAAATGGACAGATTGAACCATGAAAATGTCGCAAAGATGGTGGGATACTGCAAGGAGTCTGATCCGTTCTCAAGAATGCTGGTCTTTCAGTACCCACCAAATGGGACACTTCATGAACATCTTCATG ATGGAGAAGGATGTCAGCTATCTTGGCCCAGACGGATGAAACTCGCGCTCAGCATCGCGCGAGTTCTCAGATACCTGCACACTGAGCTGCAACCTCCATTTGCTGTTGCTGCATTGACGTCCAGTTCAGTTTACCTAACTGAAGATTTCTCCCCAAAG ataaTTGATTTCGAGAGGTGGAGATATCTTGTGACCAAACCAGAACTTGGCTCCGGTTGCGCGGTATACGGAGGATCTGCGAACAGCATTACGGATTCTCGGCACAAGCGCTTCATGGACGTCCAGGCCAACACGTTCGCATTCGGGGTGATCCTGCTGGAGTTAATCAGCGGTGAAGCCTCGGTTTCCAAAGATACGTTGGACTTGGTGGACTGG GCGAGGAAGCACTTGGACCAGCCCGAGGAGTTCAGCAAGCTGGTAGACTCCAAGCTGTGCGGGCAGAGCGTGAACCAGGAGAACCTGGGCATCATCTGCAACGTGGTGAACCTGTGCATCGATCCGGAGCCGTTGCGGCGGCCCTCCATGAGCATGATCGCGGGCATCCTGGAGGAAGGCATCGAAGCGTCGGCGGCCACCTTGCGCAGGGATTCTTCTCTGGCCTGGGCCGAGGCCGAGCTGGCCATGTCCTAG